From a single Lacerta agilis isolate rLacAgi1 chromosome 3, rLacAgi1.pri, whole genome shotgun sequence genomic region:
- the ABCC10 gene encoding multidrug resistance-associated protein 7 isoform X1, producing the protein MEEILANLCGTSPVNPLPVWVHSNVGHCFNQLILNTIPHMVLAVISACYIGTPRYSDRSLGSRTVYRTGWKCRIAASFIFAGLSILDIIPAAVWRQKLDPLYLEVLASGTGTLAWLTHSLALLALYKSPYSFNRGPTLLLILALFPIPSLIISLVWRCQTEMGGQQLQPDTIFRLSILCLQLASLLLYVVGYIIPTASRLDYCSLNDFWQQEPLVTDSGIPTPSWQGVAEDGESWLSRFSYAWMNPLMKRGYLWMLNRPQDVFQLPRQLQASAVCEHFYSCWRKKAALSQEDKETASSTDRSFAKSNVRIDEFSSPAHPCDTQKPVHLLSVLHAAFGLRYYSLGLLKLAGSLLAFSGPLLLNLLVSFMESRQEPLSNGIMYALGLFAGTLLGALLRNQFSYQINKMMLMVRTAVISAIYQKALRVSGSSLAGFTTGEIVNFMSTDTDRLINFCLSFHELWSLPFQFAITLYLLYQQVGIAFLGGLALALLLVPINKVVANRIMENNKEMLKHKDERVKLMTEFLCGMRVIKFYTWEQHFASRVYTCRAKELKSLRAIKYLDAVCVYLWAALPVVVSIVIFITYVLLGHQLSATKVFTALALVGMLILPLNNFPWVLNGILEAKVSLDRVQHFLELTDQDLDAYYSREGPSDPSSVLEMRHTTFSWSPASTENAESHLPRGSLQLFIQDLVVAKGTLVGVVGKVGCGKSSLLAAITGELSSRGEQVYVWDLEKGFGLATQEPWIQFTSIRENILFGKEYDARFYQEVIEACALSDDLNILPAGDQTEVGENGVTLSGGQKARVALARAVYQDKDLYLLDDPLAAVDADVAKHLMQKCILGILKCKTRILCTHRTEFLEKADILLLMDNGRILKTGTPNEILPLVQAAPQLREMDKTNEDKIPTEYSQEEEVQPEEDEPIEANCLLKREEEKKEGAVAFQVYQTYWLAVGSCLALSILLSLLLMQASRNVSDWWLSHWISSLPRPENASVSSLSALPSSQLLLFSHGGLVSPVFASIPSNGTLDVNFYLTVYGCIAGANSVFTMLRAFLFAYGTIHAAIVIHDRLLKRVMKATVTFFDTTPTGRILNRFSSDLYCVDDSLPFMLNIFLANIFGLLGMLVMITYGLPWIGLILLPLAAIYYSIQRYYRRTSRELKRLYSLTLSPIYTHFSETLTGLSTIRATRATGRFETENQLRLELNQRCRFASNTAMQWLDIRLQMIGVAVVTAIAGIAIIQHQKKLGNPGLVGLALSYALSVTNLLSGLINSFTQTETMMVSVERTEEYATEIPVEPQEELLQVSPDWPSRGHIEFQQVVLAYRPDLPNALDGVTFTIYSGEKVGIVGRTGSGKSTLFLALFRMVELRAGRILLDNIDSHSVGLKALRSKLAIIPQDPFLFSGTIRENLDPRGQHTDADLLQVLEQCHLQAVITEMGGLDCELGERGKSLSVGQRQLVCLARALLTQAKVLCIDEATASVDQKTDRLLQQTIRQRFADKTVLTIAHRLNTILDSDRVLVMHAGKVAELDSPAVLSQKPDSLFQHLLHSGQQ; encoded by the exons ATGGAGGAGATCCTAGCCAATCTGTGTGGGACCAGTCCCGTAAATCCACTCCCTGTCTGGGTCCACAGCAATGTCGGGCACTGTTTTAACCAGCTGATTTTGAACACTATACCTCACATGGTCCTTGCTGTAATAAGTGCTTGCTACATAGGAACACCAAGGTATAGTGACAG GTCTTTAGGTTCTCGGACTGTGTACAGAACTGGGTGGAAATGCAGAATTGCTGCGTCCTTTATCTTTGCTGGTTTGTCCATCCTTGACATAATTCCAGCAGCCGTTTGGCGACAGAAATTGGACCCCTTGTACCTGGAAGTATTAGCAAGTGGCACAGGCACATTGGCATGGCTTACTCACAGCTTGGCACTACTTGCTCTCTACAAGTCTCCCTACAGCTTCAACCGTGGCCCTACCCTCCTACTAATCCTTGCCTTATTTCCAATCCCATCACTTATTATATCCTTGGTGTGGCGCTGCCAGACTGAGATGGGTGGTCAGCAGCTTCAACCTGACACCATTTTCCGACTGTCTATCCTCTGCCTGCAGTTAGCTTCTCTGCTTCTCTATGTAGTTGGGTATATCATTCCTACAGCCAGCAGGCTAGACTATTGCTCTCTCAATGATTTCTGGCAGCAAGAGCCCCTGGTCACAGACTCAGGGATCCCCACACCTTCTTGGCAAGGAGTGGCAGAGGATGGAGAGAGCTGGCTCTCGCGTTTCTCCTATGCTTGGATGAACCCTCTGATGAAACGTGGCTACCTGTGGATGCTGAATCGGCCACAGGATGTCTTTCAGCTCCCTCGACAGCTCCAGGCCAGTGCAGTCTGTGAACACTTCTACTCCTGTTGGCGGAAAAAAGCAGCTCTCAGCCAAGAGGATAAAGAGACTGCATCTTCAACGGACAGATCATTTGCCAAAAGTAACGTGAGAATTGATGAATTCTCATCTCCAGCACATCCTTGTGATACCCAAAAGCCTGTACATCTCCTGTCAGTGTTGCATGCCGCCTTTGGGCTACGCTATTATTCCCTGGGCCTGCTCAAACTGGCTGGCAGTCTTTTGGCATTCTCTGGGCCTCTGCTTCTGAACCTGCTGGTTAGTTTCATGGAGTCACGCCAAGAACCTCTCAGCAATGGGATAATGTATGCACTGGGACTCTTTGCTGGTACCTTACTGGGTGCCCTATTGCGTAACCAGTTCAGTTACCAGATAAACAAGATGATGCTTATGGTGCGCACTGCAGTCATCTCTGCCATCTACCAGAAAGCCCTCCGGGTGAGTGGCAGCAGCCTGGCTGGCTTCACCACTGGCGAGATTGTCAACTTCATGAGCACTGACACTGACCGCTTGATCAATTTCTGCCTCAGTTTCCACGAGCTGTGGAGTCTTCCCTTCCAATTTGCCATTACCCTCTACCTCCTGTACCAGCAAGTAGGCATAGCTTTCCTGGGAGgcctggctctggctctgcttcTTGTGCCCATCAATAAAGTGGTTGCCAATCGCATCATGGAAAACAACAAGGAAATGCTGAAGCACAAAGATGAACGTGTCAAG CTGATGACGGAGTTCTTGTGTGGCATGCGAGTGATCAAGTTCTACACCTGGGAGCAGCATTTTGCTAGTAGAGTGTATACTTGCAGAGCCAAGGAGTTGAAGAGCCTTCGAGCAATCAAATACCTGGATGCTGTGTGTGTCTACCTCTGGGCAGCATTGCCTGTGGTTGTCTCCATTGTCATCTTCATCACTTATGTTCTACTTGGACACCAGCTCTCTGCTACCAAG GTGTTTACAGCTTTGGCACTTGTTGGGATGCTCATTCTACCTCTCAATAATTTCCCCTGGGTGCTGAATGGGATTTTAGAAGCCAAAGTATCTCTGGATCGAGTCCAGCACTTCCTCGAGCTCACAGACCAGGATCTGGATGCTTACTATAGCAGAG AAGGCCCTTCTGACCCATCTTCTGTCCTGGAAATGCGCCACACCACCTTTTCATGGTCACCAGCAAGCACAGAAAATGCTGAATCCCACTTGCCCAGAGGAAGTTTGCAGCTCTTTATTCAAGATCTGGTGGTGGCAAAG GGCACACTGGTGGGAGTCGTTGGGAAAGTTGGGTGTGGAAAAAGCTCTttgttggcagccatcactggagAACTCAGTAG TCGAGGTGAGCAAGTTTATGTCTGGGATCTGGAAAAAGGATTTGGCTTGGCCACGCAAGAGCCCTGGATCCAATTTACCAGCATCCGCGAAAACATCCTCTTTGGGAAGGAATATGATGCCAGGTTTTACCAGGAAGTCATTGAGGCTTGTGCTCTCTCTGATGACTTGAAT ATTTTGCCAGCAGGCGATCAGACAGAGGTGGGTGAGAATGGAGTTACACTCAGCGGGGGACAGAAAGCTCGAGTTGCGCTTGCAAGAGCTGTTTACCAG GATAAAGACTTGTACCTTCTCGACGACCCACTGGCAGCTGTTGATGCAGATGTCGCCAAACACCTTATGCAGAAGTGCATTCTGGGAATTCTCAAATGTAAGACCAGGATTCTTTGCACCCACAGAACAGAGTTTTTGGAAAAGGCTGACATCTTATTGCTAATGGACAACGGCAGAATACTCAAGACAG GAACTCCAAATGAGATCCTGCCACTAGTGCAAGCTGCCCCTCAGCTCAGGGAAATGGACAAGACAAATGAGGATAAAA TACCCACTGAATATAGCCAAGAAGAAGAGGTACAGCCTGAGGAAGACGAGCCAATTGAAGCAAATTGTCTCCTCAAgcgagaggaagagaagaaagaaggggCTGTGGCTTTCCAGGTCTACCAAACATATTGGCTGGCTGTGGGCAGCTGCCTGGCATTGTCCATCCTTCTCTCACTGCTGCTGATGCAAG CTTCTAGGAATGTCTCCGATTGGTGGCTGTCACACTGGATTTCCAGCCTACCCCGTCCAGAAAACGCCTCTGTCAGCAGCCTGTCAGCTTTGCCTTCCTCACAGTTGCTGCTCTTCTCCCATGGGGGACTCGT CTCTCCAGTCTTTGCTTCTATCCCTTCCAATGGCACTTTGGATGTGAACTTTTACCTGACTGTGTACGGCTGCATTGCTGGGGCCAATTCTGTCTTCACGATGCTGAGAGCCTTCCTCTTTGCCTATGGCACCATTCACGCTGCAATTGTCATTCACGACAGGCTGCTCAAAAGAGTGATGAAG GCCACAGTGACTTTCTTTGACACCACGCCAACAGGCCGCATCCTTAATCGCTTCTCCTCGGATCTGTACTGTGTGGATGACAGCCTGCCATTCATGCTCAACATCTTCCTGGCCAACATCTTTGGGCTGCTGGGCATGCTTGTGATGATCACCTATGGCCTGCCTTGGATCGGTCTCATTCTGCTGCCCCTGGCTGCCATCTACTACTCAATTCAGCGCTATTATCGGCGCACCTCCCGCGAACTCAAACGCCTCTACAGTCTCACCCTGTCCCCCATCTACACTCACTTCTCAGAGACCCTGACAGGTCTCAGCACAATCCGAGCAACCAGGGCCACAGGCAG GTTTGAGACAGAGAACCAGCTGCGACTTGAACTGAATCAGCGGTGCCGTTTTGCCAGTAACACCGCAATGCAGTGGTTGGACATTCGGCTGCAGATGATTGGAGTTGCTGTAGTCACTGCTATTGCAGGAATCGCCATCATCCAGCACCAGAAAAAACTGGGAAACCCTG GTCTTGTGGGCTTGGCCCTTTCCTATGCCCTTTCAGTCACAAACTTGTTGTCTGGACTCATCAACAGCTTCACCCAGACAGAGACCATGATGGTGAGTGTGGAGCGTACCGAGGAATATGCAACAGAGATTCCTGTGGAGCCTCAAGAGGAGCTGCTCCAG GTTTCACCTGATTGGCCAAGTCGGGGTCACATTGAGTTTCAGCAAGTAGTGCTGGCCTATCGGCCTGACCTACCCAATGCCTTGGATGGGGTGACTTTCACAATCTACTCTGGGGAGAAAGTGGGGATAGTTGGGCGGACTGGATCTGGCAAGTCCACCCTCTTTTTGGCCCTTTTCCGTATGGTGGAGCTGAGAGCTGGCCGGATCCTCCTGGACAACATTGACAGCCATTCTGTAGGCTTGAAAGCACTGAG GTCTAAGTTGGCCATAATCCCCCAGGATCCCTTTTTGTTCAGTGGGACAATCCGTGAGAACTTGGACCCTCGGGGGCAACACACAGATGCCGACTTGCTGCAAGTCCTGGAGCAATGCCATCTGCAGGCAGTGATTACAGAGATGG GTGGGTTGGATTGTGagctgggggagagaggaaagagtcTCTCCGTAGGACAGAGGCAGCTGGTTTGTTTAGCAAGGGCTCTCTTGACCCAGGCCAAG GTCCTGTGCATTGATGAAGCCACAGCAAGTGTGGATCAGAAGACAGACAGATTACTCCAACAGACCATCCGCCAGCGATTTGCAGACAAAACTGTACTGACTATAGCTCACAG GTTGAACACTATCCTGGACTCGGACCGAGTGCTGGTGATGCATGCTGGGAAGGTGGCGGAGCTTGATTCCCCTGCCGTTCTCAGTCAGAAGCCAGACTCCCTGTTTCAGCATCTTCTGCACAGTGGGCAGCAGTGA
- the LOC117044092 gene encoding LOW QUALITY PROTEIN: pre-mRNA-splicing factor SPF27-like (The sequence of the model RefSeq protein was modified relative to this genomic sequence to represent the inferred CDS: substituted 2 bases at 2 genomic stop codons) has translation MSGLGLVADKVAVDALLYFDQGYEAPGVXEATAALVKXDTCCYRPTKNYLSYLAEPDYSAFETEIMRNEFERLAARQSIELLSMKRYELPTPSSGQKNDITAWQECVNNSMAQLEHKAVRIENSELMSQYGCNAWKVYNEHLVHMTEQAQRELQSLKKHVQDLNWQRKNMQLTAGAKLRKMESMWVSLVSKNYEIERTIVQLENEISQIKQQHGEANKENIQQDF, from the coding sequence ATGTCTGGTCTGGGCTTGGTGGCCGACAAAGTTGCCGTGGATGCCCTGCTGTATTTTGACCAAGGCTACGAGGCTCCTGGTGTGTGAGAGGCAACCGCGGCACTGGTGAAGTAAGATACGTGCTGCTACCGGCCCACCAAGAACTACCTGAGCTACCTGGCGGAGCCCGACTACAGCGCTTTCGAGACTGAAATAATGCGGAATGAATTTGAACGCCTAGCAGCCCGACAGTCCATAGAACTGTTGAGCATGAAAAGATATGAGCTGCCTACACCATCCTCTGGACAGAAGAATGACATCACAGCATGGCAAGAATGTGTTAATAACTCAATGGCTCAGCTGGAGCACAAGGCAGTCCGTATTGAGAATTCGGAGTTGATGTCTCAGTATGGCTGCAATGCCTGGAAAGTGTATAATGAGCATTTAGTTCATATGACTGAACAGGCACAAAGGGAGCTGCAGAGTTTGAAGAAACACGTTCAAGACCTTAACTGGCAGCGGAAGAACATGCAGCTCACAGCTGGTGCTAAACTTCGAAAGATGGAATCTATGTGGGTGTCCCTGGTCAGTAAAAACTATGAGATTGAACGAACTATTGTGCAACTGGAAAATGAAATTTCTCAAATCAAGCAGCAACATGGAGAGGCAAACAAAGAAAACATCCAACAGGACTTCTGA
- the ABCC10 gene encoding multidrug resistance-associated protein 7 isoform X2, with translation MEEILANLCGTSPVNPLPVWVHSNVGHCFNQLILNTIPHMVLAVISACYIGTPRSLGSRTVYRTGWKCRIAASFIFAGLSILDIIPAAVWRQKLDPLYLEVLASGTGTLAWLTHSLALLALYKSPYSFNRGPTLLLILALFPIPSLIISLVWRCQTEMGGQQLQPDTIFRLSILCLQLASLLLYVVGYIIPTASRLDYCSLNDFWQQEPLVTDSGIPTPSWQGVAEDGESWLSRFSYAWMNPLMKRGYLWMLNRPQDVFQLPRQLQASAVCEHFYSCWRKKAALSQEDKETASSTDRSFAKSNVRIDEFSSPAHPCDTQKPVHLLSVLHAAFGLRYYSLGLLKLAGSLLAFSGPLLLNLLVSFMESRQEPLSNGIMYALGLFAGTLLGALLRNQFSYQINKMMLMVRTAVISAIYQKALRVSGSSLAGFTTGEIVNFMSTDTDRLINFCLSFHELWSLPFQFAITLYLLYQQVGIAFLGGLALALLLVPINKVVANRIMENNKEMLKHKDERVKLMTEFLCGMRVIKFYTWEQHFASRVYTCRAKELKSLRAIKYLDAVCVYLWAALPVVVSIVIFITYVLLGHQLSATKVFTALALVGMLILPLNNFPWVLNGILEAKVSLDRVQHFLELTDQDLDAYYSREGPSDPSSVLEMRHTTFSWSPASTENAESHLPRGSLQLFIQDLVVAKGTLVGVVGKVGCGKSSLLAAITGELSSRGEQVYVWDLEKGFGLATQEPWIQFTSIRENILFGKEYDARFYQEVIEACALSDDLNILPAGDQTEVGENGVTLSGGQKARVALARAVYQDKDLYLLDDPLAAVDADVAKHLMQKCILGILKCKTRILCTHRTEFLEKADILLLMDNGRILKTGTPNEILPLVQAAPQLREMDKTNEDKIPTEYSQEEEVQPEEDEPIEANCLLKREEEKKEGAVAFQVYQTYWLAVGSCLALSILLSLLLMQASRNVSDWWLSHWISSLPRPENASVSSLSALPSSQLLLFSHGGLVSPVFASIPSNGTLDVNFYLTVYGCIAGANSVFTMLRAFLFAYGTIHAAIVIHDRLLKRVMKATVTFFDTTPTGRILNRFSSDLYCVDDSLPFMLNIFLANIFGLLGMLVMITYGLPWIGLILLPLAAIYYSIQRYYRRTSRELKRLYSLTLSPIYTHFSETLTGLSTIRATRATGRFETENQLRLELNQRCRFASNTAMQWLDIRLQMIGVAVVTAIAGIAIIQHQKKLGNPGLVGLALSYALSVTNLLSGLINSFTQTETMMVSVERTEEYATEIPVEPQEELLQVSPDWPSRGHIEFQQVVLAYRPDLPNALDGVTFTIYSGEKVGIVGRTGSGKSTLFLALFRMVELRAGRILLDNIDSHSVGLKALRSKLAIIPQDPFLFSGTIRENLDPRGQHTDADLLQVLEQCHLQAVITEMGGLDCELGERGKSLSVGQRQLVCLARALLTQAKVLCIDEATASVDQKTDRLLQQTIRQRFADKTVLTIAHRLNTILDSDRVLVMHAGKVAELDSPAVLSQKPDSLFQHLLHSGQQ, from the exons ATGGAGGAGATCCTAGCCAATCTGTGTGGGACCAGTCCCGTAAATCCACTCCCTGTCTGGGTCCACAGCAATGTCGGGCACTGTTTTAACCAGCTGATTTTGAACACTATACCTCACATGGTCCTTGCTGTAATAAGTGCTTGCTACATAGGAACACCAAG GTCTTTAGGTTCTCGGACTGTGTACAGAACTGGGTGGAAATGCAGAATTGCTGCGTCCTTTATCTTTGCTGGTTTGTCCATCCTTGACATAATTCCAGCAGCCGTTTGGCGACAGAAATTGGACCCCTTGTACCTGGAAGTATTAGCAAGTGGCACAGGCACATTGGCATGGCTTACTCACAGCTTGGCACTACTTGCTCTCTACAAGTCTCCCTACAGCTTCAACCGTGGCCCTACCCTCCTACTAATCCTTGCCTTATTTCCAATCCCATCACTTATTATATCCTTGGTGTGGCGCTGCCAGACTGAGATGGGTGGTCAGCAGCTTCAACCTGACACCATTTTCCGACTGTCTATCCTCTGCCTGCAGTTAGCTTCTCTGCTTCTCTATGTAGTTGGGTATATCATTCCTACAGCCAGCAGGCTAGACTATTGCTCTCTCAATGATTTCTGGCAGCAAGAGCCCCTGGTCACAGACTCAGGGATCCCCACACCTTCTTGGCAAGGAGTGGCAGAGGATGGAGAGAGCTGGCTCTCGCGTTTCTCCTATGCTTGGATGAACCCTCTGATGAAACGTGGCTACCTGTGGATGCTGAATCGGCCACAGGATGTCTTTCAGCTCCCTCGACAGCTCCAGGCCAGTGCAGTCTGTGAACACTTCTACTCCTGTTGGCGGAAAAAAGCAGCTCTCAGCCAAGAGGATAAAGAGACTGCATCTTCAACGGACAGATCATTTGCCAAAAGTAACGTGAGAATTGATGAATTCTCATCTCCAGCACATCCTTGTGATACCCAAAAGCCTGTACATCTCCTGTCAGTGTTGCATGCCGCCTTTGGGCTACGCTATTATTCCCTGGGCCTGCTCAAACTGGCTGGCAGTCTTTTGGCATTCTCTGGGCCTCTGCTTCTGAACCTGCTGGTTAGTTTCATGGAGTCACGCCAAGAACCTCTCAGCAATGGGATAATGTATGCACTGGGACTCTTTGCTGGTACCTTACTGGGTGCCCTATTGCGTAACCAGTTCAGTTACCAGATAAACAAGATGATGCTTATGGTGCGCACTGCAGTCATCTCTGCCATCTACCAGAAAGCCCTCCGGGTGAGTGGCAGCAGCCTGGCTGGCTTCACCACTGGCGAGATTGTCAACTTCATGAGCACTGACACTGACCGCTTGATCAATTTCTGCCTCAGTTTCCACGAGCTGTGGAGTCTTCCCTTCCAATTTGCCATTACCCTCTACCTCCTGTACCAGCAAGTAGGCATAGCTTTCCTGGGAGgcctggctctggctctgcttcTTGTGCCCATCAATAAAGTGGTTGCCAATCGCATCATGGAAAACAACAAGGAAATGCTGAAGCACAAAGATGAACGTGTCAAG CTGATGACGGAGTTCTTGTGTGGCATGCGAGTGATCAAGTTCTACACCTGGGAGCAGCATTTTGCTAGTAGAGTGTATACTTGCAGAGCCAAGGAGTTGAAGAGCCTTCGAGCAATCAAATACCTGGATGCTGTGTGTGTCTACCTCTGGGCAGCATTGCCTGTGGTTGTCTCCATTGTCATCTTCATCACTTATGTTCTACTTGGACACCAGCTCTCTGCTACCAAG GTGTTTACAGCTTTGGCACTTGTTGGGATGCTCATTCTACCTCTCAATAATTTCCCCTGGGTGCTGAATGGGATTTTAGAAGCCAAAGTATCTCTGGATCGAGTCCAGCACTTCCTCGAGCTCACAGACCAGGATCTGGATGCTTACTATAGCAGAG AAGGCCCTTCTGACCCATCTTCTGTCCTGGAAATGCGCCACACCACCTTTTCATGGTCACCAGCAAGCACAGAAAATGCTGAATCCCACTTGCCCAGAGGAAGTTTGCAGCTCTTTATTCAAGATCTGGTGGTGGCAAAG GGCACACTGGTGGGAGTCGTTGGGAAAGTTGGGTGTGGAAAAAGCTCTttgttggcagccatcactggagAACTCAGTAG TCGAGGTGAGCAAGTTTATGTCTGGGATCTGGAAAAAGGATTTGGCTTGGCCACGCAAGAGCCCTGGATCCAATTTACCAGCATCCGCGAAAACATCCTCTTTGGGAAGGAATATGATGCCAGGTTTTACCAGGAAGTCATTGAGGCTTGTGCTCTCTCTGATGACTTGAAT ATTTTGCCAGCAGGCGATCAGACAGAGGTGGGTGAGAATGGAGTTACACTCAGCGGGGGACAGAAAGCTCGAGTTGCGCTTGCAAGAGCTGTTTACCAG GATAAAGACTTGTACCTTCTCGACGACCCACTGGCAGCTGTTGATGCAGATGTCGCCAAACACCTTATGCAGAAGTGCATTCTGGGAATTCTCAAATGTAAGACCAGGATTCTTTGCACCCACAGAACAGAGTTTTTGGAAAAGGCTGACATCTTATTGCTAATGGACAACGGCAGAATACTCAAGACAG GAACTCCAAATGAGATCCTGCCACTAGTGCAAGCTGCCCCTCAGCTCAGGGAAATGGACAAGACAAATGAGGATAAAA TACCCACTGAATATAGCCAAGAAGAAGAGGTACAGCCTGAGGAAGACGAGCCAATTGAAGCAAATTGTCTCCTCAAgcgagaggaagagaagaaagaaggggCTGTGGCTTTCCAGGTCTACCAAACATATTGGCTGGCTGTGGGCAGCTGCCTGGCATTGTCCATCCTTCTCTCACTGCTGCTGATGCAAG CTTCTAGGAATGTCTCCGATTGGTGGCTGTCACACTGGATTTCCAGCCTACCCCGTCCAGAAAACGCCTCTGTCAGCAGCCTGTCAGCTTTGCCTTCCTCACAGTTGCTGCTCTTCTCCCATGGGGGACTCGT CTCTCCAGTCTTTGCTTCTATCCCTTCCAATGGCACTTTGGATGTGAACTTTTACCTGACTGTGTACGGCTGCATTGCTGGGGCCAATTCTGTCTTCACGATGCTGAGAGCCTTCCTCTTTGCCTATGGCACCATTCACGCTGCAATTGTCATTCACGACAGGCTGCTCAAAAGAGTGATGAAG GCCACAGTGACTTTCTTTGACACCACGCCAACAGGCCGCATCCTTAATCGCTTCTCCTCGGATCTGTACTGTGTGGATGACAGCCTGCCATTCATGCTCAACATCTTCCTGGCCAACATCTTTGGGCTGCTGGGCATGCTTGTGATGATCACCTATGGCCTGCCTTGGATCGGTCTCATTCTGCTGCCCCTGGCTGCCATCTACTACTCAATTCAGCGCTATTATCGGCGCACCTCCCGCGAACTCAAACGCCTCTACAGTCTCACCCTGTCCCCCATCTACACTCACTTCTCAGAGACCCTGACAGGTCTCAGCACAATCCGAGCAACCAGGGCCACAGGCAG GTTTGAGACAGAGAACCAGCTGCGACTTGAACTGAATCAGCGGTGCCGTTTTGCCAGTAACACCGCAATGCAGTGGTTGGACATTCGGCTGCAGATGATTGGAGTTGCTGTAGTCACTGCTATTGCAGGAATCGCCATCATCCAGCACCAGAAAAAACTGGGAAACCCTG GTCTTGTGGGCTTGGCCCTTTCCTATGCCCTTTCAGTCACAAACTTGTTGTCTGGACTCATCAACAGCTTCACCCAGACAGAGACCATGATGGTGAGTGTGGAGCGTACCGAGGAATATGCAACAGAGATTCCTGTGGAGCCTCAAGAGGAGCTGCTCCAG GTTTCACCTGATTGGCCAAGTCGGGGTCACATTGAGTTTCAGCAAGTAGTGCTGGCCTATCGGCCTGACCTACCCAATGCCTTGGATGGGGTGACTTTCACAATCTACTCTGGGGAGAAAGTGGGGATAGTTGGGCGGACTGGATCTGGCAAGTCCACCCTCTTTTTGGCCCTTTTCCGTATGGTGGAGCTGAGAGCTGGCCGGATCCTCCTGGACAACATTGACAGCCATTCTGTAGGCTTGAAAGCACTGAG GTCTAAGTTGGCCATAATCCCCCAGGATCCCTTTTTGTTCAGTGGGACAATCCGTGAGAACTTGGACCCTCGGGGGCAACACACAGATGCCGACTTGCTGCAAGTCCTGGAGCAATGCCATCTGCAGGCAGTGATTACAGAGATGG GTGGGTTGGATTGTGagctgggggagagaggaaagagtcTCTCCGTAGGACAGAGGCAGCTGGTTTGTTTAGCAAGGGCTCTCTTGACCCAGGCCAAG GTCCTGTGCATTGATGAAGCCACAGCAAGTGTGGATCAGAAGACAGACAGATTACTCCAACAGACCATCCGCCAGCGATTTGCAGACAAAACTGTACTGACTATAGCTCACAG GTTGAACACTATCCTGGACTCGGACCGAGTGCTGGTGATGCATGCTGGGAAGGTGGCGGAGCTTGATTCCCCTGCCGTTCTCAGTCAGAAGCCAGACTCCCTGTTTCAGCATCTTCTGCACAGTGGGCAGCAGTGA